One window from the genome of Paenibacillus azoreducens encodes:
- a CDS encoding dihydrodipicolinate reductase, with protein sequence MNERIRVIQYGCGKMGQVFLKYLHEKGAEIVGAIDMNPSVVGKDVGEVAGLGMKLNVPVRSDAEQVFKECDAHVCIISTTSLMTDTYSAFELAARHGVNAISTCEEAFYPWTTSPALTNRLDRLAKDNNCTLSGSGYQDVFWGNLITALAGATHQITRIEGKSSYNVEEYGIALAEVHGAGLTLKEFDEKIASNNDLPSFMRNANEWLCSQFGWTIKSMDQQLVPMTHEKDLDSATLGKTIPAGDATGMSAVVTTVTHQGPVIVTECIGKVYAEDEVDHNDWVIKGEPETVVNITQPATVELTCATVVNRIPDLLQAPAGFYTSEKMPPAAYRTYPLHYYVK encoded by the coding sequence ATGAATGAAAGAATTAGAGTGATTCAGTATGGCTGCGGTAAAATGGGTCAGGTTTTCCTGAAATATTTGCATGAAAAAGGCGCGGAAATCGTAGGGGCAATTGATATGAATCCGAGTGTTGTCGGCAAAGACGTAGGCGAAGTGGCAGGACTGGGCATGAAGTTGAACGTTCCCGTCCGTTCCGATGCCGAGCAAGTATTCAAGGAATGCGACGCGCACGTATGTATCATCTCGACCACCAGTTTGATGACGGATACGTACAGCGCTTTTGAATTGGCTGCCCGTCACGGCGTCAACGCAATCAGCACATGCGAAGAAGCATTTTATCCTTGGACGACCTCCCCGGCGCTGACAAATCGCTTGGACCGGCTAGCCAAAGACAATAACTGCACTTTGAGCGGTTCGGGGTATCAAGATGTATTCTGGGGCAATTTGATTACCGCACTGGCGGGAGCAACGCATCAAATTACGAGAATCGAAGGCAAATCCAGCTACAACGTCGAAGAGTATGGCATCGCGCTTGCGGAAGTTCATGGAGCGGGTCTGACGCTGAAGGAATTCGACGAAAAGATTGCCAGCAACAACGATCTTCCGTCCTTTATGAGAAACGCCAACGAATGGCTGTGTTCCCAGTTCGGCTGGACCATCAAATCGATGGATCAACAGCTGGTTCCGATGACGCATGAAAAGGATCTCGATTCGGCTACGCTTGGCAAAACGATTCCGGCCGGCGATGCTACAGGCATGTCCGCAGTGGTTACTACCGTTACCCATCAGGGACCGGTGATCGTCACGGAATGTATCGGTAAAGTATATGCCGAGGACGAAGTGGACCACAACGATTGGGTCATTAAAGGCGAACCTGAAACCGTCGTGAACATTACGCAGCCGGCAACAGTAGAGCTGACCTGCGCAACGGTCGTCAACCGCATTCCGGATTTGCTTCAGGCACCGGCAGGTTTTTACACTTCCGAGAAAATGCCTCCGGCGGCATACCGCACTTATCCGCTTCATTACTACGTTAAATAA
- a CDS encoding MerR family transcriptional regulator — MEKLSIGRMAELNHTSVQTLRYYAKLGLLQPEYVDENTGYRYYGIKQCARLDMINYMKYLGMSLDRIKDWFDKEDVESIPEMLRQQADLIERKMTELDQMKKAVQVSIKNYDTYMNAPEDGLITSQHIPARKIYCYDSKVNIYENTLETYEYILRELRSQAIVNHLPMAYFCNVGSIIRQKTMEQGLFESTEVFLFVDDDFDMQSGVEIIPEHDYLCIYCDSFFREREYAHKLFDYVHEHGYEIIGDYICEVVVELPIFHHDERNMFMKLQVPVKKA; from the coding sequence ATGGAGAAATTATCGATCGGACGCATGGCTGAATTGAACCATACCTCTGTGCAGACGCTGCGTTATTATGCGAAGCTTGGGCTATTACAACCTGAATATGTCGATGAAAATACGGGATACCGCTATTATGGAATCAAGCAATGCGCGAGGCTGGACATGATTAATTATATGAAATATTTAGGCATGTCCTTGGACCGTATCAAAGATTGGTTCGACAAGGAGGACGTGGAATCGATCCCTGAAATGCTGCGTCAGCAAGCGGACCTCATTGAACGAAAAATGACGGAACTGGATCAGATGAAAAAGGCGGTCCAGGTCAGCATTAAAAATTACGATACTTACATGAATGCGCCGGAGGACGGGTTAATCACCTCGCAGCATATTCCCGCGCGTAAAATTTATTGCTACGACAGCAAAGTCAATATTTATGAAAATACGCTCGAAACGTATGAGTATATACTGCGGGAGCTGCGGTCCCAAGCAATCGTTAATCATTTGCCAATGGCTTATTTTTGCAATGTCGGTTCCATTATCCGTCAGAAGACGATGGAGCAGGGGCTGTTTGAATCGACAGAGGTTTTCCTGTTCGTAGACGACGATTTTGATATGCAGTCTGGCGTTGAGATCATCCCTGAGCATGACTATTTGTGCATATACTGCGACAGCTTCTTTCGCGAACGTGAGTATGCGCATAAATTATTCGATTACGTGCATGAGCATGGCTATGAAATCATCGGGGATTATATTTGCGAAGTAGTGGTGGAACTGCCGATTTTTCATCATGATGAACGCAACATGTTTATGAAACTGCAAGTACCGGTCAAAAAGGCTTGA